A region of Ursus arctos isolate Adak ecotype North America unplaced genomic scaffold, UrsArc2.0 scaffold_31, whole genome shotgun sequence DNA encodes the following proteins:
- the PPP1R11 gene encoding E3 ubiquitin-protein ligase PPP1R11 — protein MAEAGAGLSETVTETTVTVTTEPENRSLTIKLRKRKPEKKVEWTSDTVDNEHMGRRSSKCCCIYEKPRAFGESSTESDEEEEEGCGHTHCVRGHRKGRRRATPGPSPTTPPQPPDPSQPPPGPMQH, from the exons ATGGCCGAGGCAGGGGCCGGGCTGAGTGAGACCGTCACTGAGACAACGGTTACCGTGACAACCGAGCCC GAGAACCGGAGCCTGACCATCAAGCTTCGGAAACGGAAGCCAGAGAAAAAGGTAGAATGGACGAGTGACACTGTGGACAACGAACACATGGGCCGCCGCTCATCAAAAT GCTGCTGTATTTACGAGAAACCTCGGGCCTTTGGCGAGAGTTCCACGGAGagtgatgaggaggaagaggagggctgCGGTCATACACACTGTGTGCGGGGCCACCGCAAAGGACGGCGTCGTGCAACCCCAGGACCGagccccaccacccctccccagcctcctgaccCCTCTCAGCCCCCTCCAGGGCCAATGCAGCACTAa